A stretch of Ferribacterium limneticum DNA encodes these proteins:
- a CDS encoding GNAT family N-acetyltransferase: MENIHKAAGRSRPEKKSLAVGFARSQSDILDAQRLRYRVFAGEMGANLPSRTPGVDHDIYDPYCQHLVVRDTQTSEIVGTYRILTPESARQVGYYSENEFDLTRLQHLRSRLVEIGRSCVHPDYRTGATITLLWSGLAQFMVENSYDYLMGCASISMADGGHAAASLYNRLAADHLGPQEYRVFPRCPLPLAALQQDRPAETPPLIKGYLRAGAWICGEPAWDPDFNTADLPILMPMAKVSGRYAKHYLG; encoded by the coding sequence ATGGAAAATATCCATAAGGCTGCGGGTCGCAGCCGTCCCGAAAAGAAGAGTCTGGCTGTCGGCTTTGCCCGCAGCCAGAGCGATATTCTTGACGCACAGCGCCTGCGCTATCGCGTGTTTGCCGGCGAAATGGGCGCCAATCTGCCGAGCCGTACGCCTGGCGTCGATCACGATATTTATGATCCGTATTGCCAACACCTCGTTGTGCGCGATACGCAGACCAGCGAGATCGTTGGTACCTACCGCATCCTGACGCCGGAAAGTGCACGTCAGGTGGGTTACTACTCCGAAAACGAATTCGACCTGACCCGCCTGCAGCACCTGCGTTCGCGCCTGGTTGAAATCGGCCGCTCCTGCGTTCATCCGGACTACCGGACCGGTGCAACGATCACCCTGCTCTGGTCTGGCCTGGCCCAGTTCATGGTCGAGAATAGCTATGACTACCTGATGGGCTGTGCCTCGATCAGCATGGCTGATGGCGGGCATGCTGCGGCCAGCTTGTATAATCGTCTGGCTGCCGATCACCTCGGGCCGCAGGAATATCGCGTCTTTCCGCGTTGTCCGCTGCCATTGGCTGCCCTGCAGCAGGATCGCCCGGCCGAAACGCCGCCGCTGATCAAGGGCTACCTCCGTGCGGGCGCCTGGATCTGTGGTGAGCCGGCATGGGATCCTGATTTCAATACCGCTGACCTGCCGATCCT